The Eggerthella guodeyinii sequence AAGCCACCGAATTCGCCGGCAGCGTAAAGATGCGGGATGGGATTGCCTTGTACATCCATGACCTGCGAATTGGCGTTGTGGCGTGGGCCGCCTTGGGTGTTCAGAATGCGCGCCACCATAGGGAACGAGTAATAGGGGCCGGAACCGATTTCCTTCATAGTCTCTGCATTTCGACCGCACTCCCAGTCCTCGCCTTGCTGCGCGTAGAGGTTGTACTTCTCGATCGTGCTCTTCAGGACTGTGGGATCGGCGCCGATTGATGCTGCCAGGGCTTCGATGCTGTCTGCTTGCACAATCAGGGATGCCATTCTGTCGTCTAGCTGGTTCGCCTGGGCGATAAGGTCGTAATGGGCCTGATCCATGATCAGGTGATTGTGTTTCGTATGCTGGGGGTGGGGCCACTCACCGTGCCCTGATACGTGCCCGTGCCTGGTCATGTAGGTCTCGTTCACGTACCGGCTGCCGTCGGAGCCTATGAGAACGTAGCTGCCGCCCGTATCGAATCCGGGAATGCCCACGGTTCCATACGGAGATCGCTCGCCCATAGGAGCCTCGAGGCCAGCACCTCCGAGAAATCGAATTCCCTCGTAGACGCCCATATGCCAAAGATCCGCCCCTGCTTCGAGAACCATCGAGATGCCATCGCCTCGGTTGTACAACGTTCCGATGGGGTTGTAGACGGCAAGTCCCAGATAGTCGTTTACCATGCGCGGGTTGTTCTCAAAGCCTCCGCATGCTAAAACGACGCCATTCCGTGCCCGGATGTTGAGCGGGGTGCCTTTCCGGTCGATGGCTACGCCGAGTATCGTCAAGGTGTCCGGATCTTGGATGAGCGCGGTGCCGGGAGACTCGTACCATACGTCGATTTGGTTTTGCTCCTCATACACCTTGTCTCGGTACAGATTCCAAAGGGCTGCATCGGAGAATTTGCCGTTGATGGTTCCCACGTCGACGGCATCGCTGCCTTCGAGTTCGGGAAATTCGGGAATTCCCCAGTTCCAAGCCGCCTGTCCTTTGAAACTCGCCACCTCCTCGATGCCGTATTCGTCCACAAGGATGCTCGGTATCTGAACCATGCCGTCGACGAGTGCGCGCAGGACGTCTTCGTCGTACTCGATGCCTCCCGATAGCGCTTCGTAGTAAGCCAAGAGTTTGTCTTCGTCCCCTTCCTTGCCGAACGCGATGCATTGGGCGCAGTAGCGGGTGTTGCCGCCTTCGTGCCCTTCAGGCGCGACGTCGAAAAGCAGCACCTCCGCGCCGTTCTTCGCCGCGTAGTGAGCGGCAACCGCTCCCGCTCCGCCGAATCCCATGACGAGTACGTCGTATTCGCCGTCCCATTTGACCGTATCCGCATAGGTGTACGAACCCGACTGGGCGGTTGCTGTCTGTGCTGGCGAACAGCCCCCAAGTGCTCCGATGGCGGCAGTGCCGAAGATTCCTGCAGCGGCTCCCTTGATAAAATTGCGTCGCGTGAAACTGCTTTCCGGCGTTTGATTTTCGACCACGATAGATCCCCTTCCTGCTGATTCGAGCAGTTCTTCAGTTTGTTTCTTTATACGAACGCAGGCGCTTGCTGGTAAGCAAGATACGCTCAAAGGGGATAGTGCGGTATAGTATAATGAGAAAAACAAGGGAGCAGATTTTAGTGTTCTGACCAGTTGAGGGCGCTGTTATTGGATTTTTACCAACGTGGGAGGGGGCGGCTTGTGTGTTTGCACAAGTCGAGCGCACATGTCGATGCTTTCAATAAGGGCAGAATCGACGCTGCTGCCCATGGTGTACGAGTGCGTCGACATGCAGCAGTTCATAGATGCCGCCGCGGCGCTTATAGGAACCCCCATCCGCTTTTCGCCTGACAACGATTTGGAGCTTGCATTCACTTCTCCCGGTTATCCAGCATCCGACATCGACGATATTCGTCAATTGCTCGCGGACGACGAGTTGGCATTCCATACATTCCTCGACGTTGTTCGCAAAGCCGACAGCCAGGGCAAACCGATCTACCTCTTTGATGGAAATGAGATAGGAGGCGATGTCGGAAACGGCAGGGTCGAGAAGATATTCTGCAATATCGCGATCGGGACGCGTTACTACGGAAACCTGTCCATCCCTCGAGCGGATATACCCCTCGAGACCGTTGACGGAGATCTAGTCGCGACGATAGCCCATCTGGTTGCCCTTATGTGCGCGGCTCATGGTGTAGGGGGATTCGAGCGCACGAACGAAGATGCTTTCAGGGCGCTTCTCTTCGGGGCGGTAACGAATTCCGCGCAGCTTGCGTTGCGCGTGAGGGATTGGAAAGCGTATGAAAACAGGGAGTGGAGGATGATTTGCGTTGCCTTGCCCGAAGACAGGCCCGAATCGTATCTTCGCTCGGCCATCCAGAGGATTTTTCTTGATAGCCCCGTTGTTTCAAAAGGAAAGACGATCAACGTACTGTTCGATATCGCGGACGGTGACATCGATTCGTCAACAGAGGATAAACTCCGTGAGCTCGCCTATAGTTTCAAAACCGTTGTGCTCGTCAGCGGCTCGTTCGATGACGTCCTTTCGTGCTTGGACGTGCATTCGTGTATGCAGAGCTTTCCTCAAATGAGAGACCCGGAGCCCGGAATGTTGGTCAGCTGCGATCGCTACAAGGAGTTTTCCTTGTTCTGGTATTCCAAGCTGCCCCCGCATGAGCTCGAAAGGCTTATGCACCCAGCGATTTTGGCCATGAGCCGCTACGACGAGAAAAACGGCACCGAGTATCTGAAAACGCTTCGCACGTATGCGGAATCGAACAAGAACGTCGTTGAAACGGCGGCGAATCTTTCGGTTCATGCCAACACGGTTAATTATCGTGTCAAACGGATGCGAGAGCTATTTGGCATAGATCTTTCGGATGCGGACACGCTCTTTGAGGTGATGCTCGCGTTTCGCCTGCGTGACTTCATAGGGTGAAACGAAACGAACCCCGAGTTGGGGTTCGTTTTCATATGCGGATGGTGCCCGAGGCGGGATTTGAACCCGCACGTCTAGGACAACGGTTTTTGAGACCGCCGCGTCTGCCATTCCGCCACTCGGGCGCACCGTGAAAGTATACCGGATGCCCCGGTGCCCGTCGAGGACAAAATGCCGCGCAGGGGAGACAAACCTTCGGCGACAATCGCTCAACATATGCATGATGCCCTGGCATGTCGATTCGGCAACGGTCATAATGGAACGATCTTCGCCGCGCGGCCAGGTGGCTGCGCCGGTTTCACGTACCGCACGCGCACTTGAGAGTCGGGAGGCACCTATGGAGCACGAAGAACTGACCAAGAAAATCGACGCGTACCTCGAGGACAACTGGGAGACGATGGTCGACGATATCACGACGCTCGTTCGTATCCCCAGCTTCGAAGAGCTGGACAAGGCGGCGGAGGGCGCGCCGTTCGGCCCCGGCCCGAAGGAAGCGCTCGCCGCGGCGCTCAAGCTGGCGGGCGACATGGGCTTCGCGACCCACGACGCCGAGGGCTACATCGGGTTCGCCGACTTCCCCGGCGAAAGCGACACGCAGCTGGGCATCATCGGCCACATGGACGTGGTTCCCGCCGGTCCCGGCTGGACCTTCGAGCCGTACGCGGTCACGCGCAAGGAAGGCTACCTCGTCGGCCGCGGCACGCTCGACGACAAGGGCCCCAGCGTGGTGGCGCTGCACGCCATGAAGTTCTGGAAGGATCTGCAGGACGCCGGCGAGGTGCCGCCGTTCCCCTACACCATCCGCTTCCTGTTCGGCGCGAACGAGGAATCGGGCATGGCCGACGTCGCGTACTACCACAAGCACTACGAGGACCCGGCGTTCCTGTTCACGCCCGACGCCGAGTTCCCCGTGTGCTACGGCGAGAAGGGCGGCTACGACGGCACGATCGCCAGCAAGCCCATCGCCGACCGCGTGGTGCTCGAGTTCACGGGCGGCGCGGCCACGAACGCGGTGCCCGGCATCGCCGAGGCCGTGGTGAAGGCCGACGCCGCCAGCCTGCCGAACACCGACCGCATCACCGTGACGGCCGACGGCGAAGGCCGCGCGAAGCTCACGGCTGCTGGCAAGGGCGCGCACGCTTCCACTCCCGACGAGGGCGTGAACGCCATCGGGCTCGTTGTGGACTACCTGCTGGAGCACGACCTGTGCACCGCCAGCGAGCGCGCGTTCTTCGAACTCGACCAGAAGCTGCTCAACCACACCGACGGCAGCGGCATCGGCATCAAGAGCTCCGACGAGTACTTCGGCCCGCTCACCGTCATCGGCGGCACCATCAAGATCGAGGACGACCGCTTCGTGCAGACGCTCGACAGCCGCTTCCCCACGTCTATCACGGCCGACGAGATCAGCGAGCGCCTGCGCCAGCTCACCGACGAGATCGGCGGCACGTTCGAGAACACGCTGCTCATGGTGCCCTTCCTCGTGAAGCCGGACAGCCCGGTGATCCAGGCGCTGCTGAACGCCTACAACGAGGCCACGGGCGAGGACGCCAAGCCGTTCACGATGGGCGGCGGCACGTACGCGCGCGAGTTCAAGAGCGGTGCCAGCTTCGGCCCCGAGAAGCCGTGGATCAAGGATCCGGAATGGGTCGGCATGATGCACGGCCCCGACGAGGGCGTCAGCGAGGATCTGCTCAAGCAGTCCTTCAAGATCTACGCGCTCACGCTCGATAAGCTCATGCAGCTTGACCTGTAGTAACGATTTCCGTACGAACGCCCCGGCGGCCGCGCGCTGCCGGGGCGCCGCATCCTTCCCGACGGCCCGTCGGCCGACAAGCGCCCGGTTCGGGCGTTTCTGCTTTTGAAAGGTGGTTCGCATGCCCGAATTCGATACCGTCCCCACCGATTTTGCCCCTGCCATCGGCATCGCTCCGGCCGAGGGCCTCGAGAACGAGGAAGGCGGCCGCATCGTGCTGGAGGGCCTTCCCAACACGCGCGACGTGGGCGGCCTGCCCACGGACGACGGCCGCTACGTGAAGCACGCGCGCCTGCTGCGCTCGGGCGCGCTCGACCACGCCACCACCCGCGATCTCGAGGTGCTGTTGGACGACTACCACGTGCGCACGGTTGTTGACCTGCGCACCGAAGAGGAGCGCAAGGAGCATCCCGACCCGGAGGACGGCCTGATGGGCGTGCGTTTCGTGGATGCGCCGGTGCTGAGCACCTCCACGTTCGGCGTCACGCGCGAAGGCGGTATGATGCAGGCGCTCAAAATGCTGCGCACGGTGCAGAAGAACCCGGCCAGCATCATGGAGGAAGTGTACGAGCGCATGATGCTGGACGAGCAGAGCCAGCGCGGCTTCGCGCAGTTCTTCGCCGACGTGCTGGCCACCGACGAGGGCTCGGTGCTGTGGCACTGCACCATCGGCAAGGACCGCGCCGGCCTGGCCGCCGCGCTGCTGCTGTACGTGCTGGGCGTCACGCGCGAGGCCATCGAGCAGGACTACCTGGTCACGAACAAGTACGTGGAGTCCGAGACGCAGAACATCATGGACGCACTGGCCTCGTTCGGCCTGGGCGACAAGCTGGACAAGAGCATCCACGTGATCAACTCCGCCGACCCGCGTTTCCTGCGCTCCGCGCTCGATGCCGTGGAGAAGCAGTACGGCAGCCTCGACGCCTACGTGCGCGACCAGCTGAACGTCACCGACGAGAAGCGCGCGGCCCTGCGCGCCCGCTACCTCACGGACGACCCGCGCGGGTAACGGCAGGTTTGCCGATGGTCAACGGCGGTTGATGGTCTTTCGTCGGTTTGGTTGTTCCTATCTTTCGGCTTTTGGCCGGTTTCGGCGCTCCATGACTTATAATGAGCGAAAGAAAACGTACGGAAGGTAGGAGGCTTAGGTGTTGAAAGCGATGATCGTCGATGACGAGGCTCCTGCGCGTTCAGAGCTGAAGTTCCTGCTTGACGAACTGGGGCAGACCGAGGTTGTCGCCGAAGCTGCCAGCGTGCGCGAGGCCATCGAGAAGCTGAAGGAATATCCGTGCGACGTGATGTTCCTCGACGTCAACATGCCCGAAGCGACGGGTTTGCAGCTGGCCGAGGCGTTGCAGCATCTCAAATTCCCGCCCGCGGTGGTGTTCGTGACGGCGTACAGCGAGTTCGCGTTGGACGCGTTCAAGGTGAACGCCATCGACTACCTGGTGAAGCCGGTCGAGACTGAGCGCCTGTCGCAGGCCATCTCGCGCGTGCGCGAGCACGTGTCGCTGCACGTGCAGGCGCAGAAGTCCGAGCGCATCCCCGTCGAAAAGGGCGGCAAGAAGATCCTCATCGGCATCGACAAGATCCGCTTCGTCATGGCGCGCGACGATTACGCGTACCTGCAGACGGACACGGATCGCTACTTCTCCACGGTCAGCCTGGCCCAGCTGGAGAAGCGCCTCGACGGCCACGGGTTCTTCCGCGTGCACCGCGGCTACCTGGTGAACCTGTCGATGGTGGAGGAGATCGAATCGGTGTCGGGCGGCACGCTGCTGCTCACGCTGAACGCCGTGGACGAGAAGATCCCCGTCTCCCGCCGCCGCGTCTCCGCCCTGAAGAAGGCCCTAGGACTGTAACAAAACCGCATCGAATCTCGAACAAAGGCCGGCAGATGCCGGCCTTTTTGCTAGGTACGAACGAATGTTTCACGTGAAACATTCGTCTTCGCACGAAAAAGCGCCCGAGCGTTTGCTCGGGCGCTTTGCGGTTTCGGCGGCGTTGGCCTAGTACGCCGTGAAGGACGACTTGGGGGCCAGGCAGATGGGGCAGGCGACGAAGTTCTCGCCCTTGTGGATGTAGCCGCAGATGGGGCACAGGTAGTACTTGCCGTCGAAGGGGGTGTCGATGGTGGTGTACGCGTCCATGTACAGCTTCGCGTGGTAGGCTTCGGCGAGCTTGGCGCGGGTGAACACCTGCACGGCCTTGTTGTTGCCCTCTTCCTGCGCCTTCTTGATGAAGGAGGGGTACATGTCCGACGTCTCGTAGATCTCGCCGTTGGCGCCGGAGATCAGGTTGATGTCGCTCTCGTGCTCCTCGACCGTGGGAGGCTCGGGCTTCTCGGTGGCGGGGTCGATCTCCTTCGCCAGATCGTACTCGAGCCCGATGTGGATCTTCTCGGCGTCGGCCGTGCACTGGAACAGGCGGGCCAGCACGTCGAAGCCTTCGTTCTTGGCTACCTTGGAGAACGCCTCGTACTTCGTGGTGGCGCCCGTCTCGCCCGTGATCGCCGTCATGAGGTTCTCGTAGGTGGTGCCCACGGTGGTCGTGCTGTCGTAGATGATGTTGAAGTTGCTGGCGGTGGCCGCATCGGGCATAGCCTGCGGATCGAGCACCTCGGCGACGTACTCGCTGCCGGCGCCGGCGTCGGTCTTGGTCGAGGTATCGGCTGCGGGCTCGGTGGTGGCGTCGGCCTTCGGCTCGGCGCCGCATGCGGCCAACAGGCCCAGCGCGGAAATCGAAGCGGCGCTGACGGCAGCACCCTTCAGCAGGTTCCTTCTCGTGATATCGGACATGATTCCTCCCTCGTCTTCCCGATGAGCTCCTCTCCAGCCCATCTGATAATCGATACTATATATCAATTAAGAATGATAATCAATAGTGAATTACCACGGACGGGATCATGGTTCCGCTTCGCCCCGCTCCCTTCTGCGCACACGTTTTGTCCACAACTCCGTCACAAGCGCAAACACGATGGCCAGCCCCCGGTGCCGTTTGCTAGAATGAAGGGAATTACGCTGAAAGAAGGTTGTATGCTATCCGGTGATGTAGAAAAACTGTATCCTTCCGCGAAAATACTCGTGAAGGACTGCGTTGCCAGCCGCATCCATGACAAGGATGCGAGCCTGTACGGCTTCTCCGACGAAGCGCGTTCCTGCTCCGAGCAGTACATGGGATGGACGGATCTTGCCAGCAATCCGCCGTACTCCCTGCGTGATATCCAAGACTTCGCCGACTCGATCATCGCCCAAGGGCTGAAAACGGTCGTCCTCATCGGCCAGGGCGGCTCCACGCAGGCACCCATGACCATCACCAAATACAACAAGCCCGACTCGTCGAAGATCACGTTCAAAACGCTCGACTCCGACTCGCCCGTGCGCGTGCGCGCCATCCTGGCCGAGGCGAAGCCCGAGACGACCCTGTTCGTGATCTCCTCGAAGAGCGGCGGCACCATCGAGCCGCGCCTCGCCCTGCGCGCCGTGCGCGACGCGGTGGCCGACCGCATCAGCGAAGAGGAGCTCGTGCAGCACCTCGTGGCCATCACCGACCCCGGCTCCATGCTGGAGCGCCAGGCGCGCGAAGAGGGCTGGGCCGCGGTGTTCTCCGGCGAGCCCACGGTGGGCGGGCGCTTCTCGGCGCTTTCCGTGTTCGGCCTGCTGCCGGCAGCGCTCGTGGGCATCGACCTCGAAGAGTTCATGGCGCACGCCATCGACGCCGAGCGCCAGTGCAGCGAGGATGCCATCGACAACCCGGCCATCGGCCTGGCGTCGTTCCTGTACGACAACTATCTGCAGGGCCGCAACAAGTTCACGTTCCTCACGCCGAAGCGCGGCCGCGTGCTGGGCCTGTGGATCGAGCAGCTGGTGGCCGAGAGCCTGGGCAAGGACGGCCAGGGCATCCTGCCGAACATCGAGATCGACTCGCTGCTGCTGACGAAGGACCCGGGCGACCGCAGCGTCATCATGTACCTCACGCGCACCGACCTGTGGGACGAGCGCCGCAACTTCGAGATGAGCCTGTCCTACATCGACCCGGCCATCCCGCGCGCCAACTACAAGATCGATTCGGTGGAAGAGCTTGCCGAGCACTTCGTGATGTGGGAATACGCCATCGCCATGTGCGGCTACCTCATGAAGCTCTGCCCCTTCGACCAGCCCGACGTGGCATCGGCGAAGGCCGTGGTGCTTGACATCCTCAAAGAAGGCCAGCCCGAGCCCGATTTCATCCAGGATTTCATCGACGACGTCCACATGGGCGAGGTCGAAGTGCGCCTGTCCCCGTGCTTCAAGGATTGCACCGACACGCGCGGTGCGCTGCGCGCGTTGCTGGGCAGCATCCAGCCGGGCGATTTCTTCGCGCTCAACGCGTTCCTGCCGTTCACGGGCGAGGGCCGACGCGAGGCGCTGGAAACCATCCGCCACGGCGTGGCCGAGAAGCGCGGCGTGGTATCCTGCCTCGAAGTGGGCCCGCGCTACCTGCATTCCACCGGGCAGCTGCACAAGGGCGGCCCGAACTGCGGCGTGTTCCTCATCCTGTCGGCCGACGAGCTGAAGGACATCCCGCTGAAGGACGAGGCCGAAAGCCTGGGCTCGTTGGCGAAGGCGCAGGCCTCGGGCGACCTCGTGACGCTGGCCGAGCGCGGCCGTCGCGTGGTGCATCTGCACCTGCCTGACAACTCGGGCGTCACGTTGCGCAAGCTTGCCGAAGTGATCTGCGGCATCCTGGAAACGATGGAAGCCCCGTCGGCGTAATGGACGACGGCGCGACACGATAATGCTATACCCCGAGGGCGGCCGTTGAGCCGCCCTCGTAGATTGACGACGACACTGGCAACGGTACAACGCGGAGGCGTGCATATGAAGGAAGCGCTCGATATTCAGGTCAAAGGCATCGTGCAGGGCGTCGGGTTCCGCCCCTTCGTCTATCGGCTGGCGAAGAAGTACCTGATCGACGGCTGGGTGCTCAACGCCACCGACGGCGTGTTCATCCACGCCGAAGCCGAGACGAAGCTGCTCGACGAGTTCGTCATCGAGCTGTCCGAGAACCCGCCGGCCGCCTCGCGCGTGGAGGAGGTGACGCTCAAGGAGGTGCCGCTCGAGGACTTCGACTCGTTCGAGATCCGCTTCTCCGACGCGGGCGCGGTGGAGAAGACCACGCTGGTATCGCCCGACCTCGCCACCTGCGACGATTGCGCTCGCGAGCTGTTCAACCCGAACGATCGGCGCTATCGCTACCCGTTCATCAACTGCACGAACTGCGGGCCGCGCTTCACCATCATCGAGAAGCTGCCCTACGACCGCAAGAGCACGTCGATGAAGGAATTCCCCATGTGCGAGCGCTGCGCGCGCGAGTACGGCGACCCGCTCGACCGCCGCTTTCACGCGCAGCCCGACGCGTGCTTCGAATGCGGGCCGCACATCAGCTGGTGCGAGCACGAGGGCGGCGCCATCGACGCGCCGCTCGGTCCGATGACGTGGGGCGCCACGCGCGAGGAGAGCGACGCCATCCTGGCGCGCGCCGTCGAGTTGCTGCTGGACGGGAAGATCCTGGCCGTGAAGGGGTTGGGCGGCTTCCATCTGGTGTGCGATGCGTCGAACCCCCAGGCCGTGGCGCTGCTGCGCGCGCGCAAGCGTCGCGAGGGCAAGGCGTTCGCGGTGATGATGGGCGACGTGGCGGACGTGCGCCGCTTCTGCGAGGTGAACGAAGCGGAGGAGGGCATCCTCGCGGCCACGCAGCGCCCCATCGTGTTGTTGCGCAAGCGCGCCGACGCCGCGTTCGCTCCCGGGTTGGCCGACGCGCTGCCCGAGCTGGGCGTCATGCTGCCCTACACGCCCATCCAGCACCTGCTGCTCCACGACTTCGTGGAGACCGGCGGTGCCGGGATGCTGGTGATGACGTCGGGCAACATCCATGACGAGCCCATCGTCATCGACGACGAGGATGCCTACGCGAAGCTGTTCGGCGTGGCCGACGCGTTCCTCGGCCACAACCGCGCCATCCGCGCCCGCTACGACGATTCGGTGGTGCGCGTCATCGAGGCGGGCAGCGCCGGCGAAGCGGTCCAGTTCATCCGCCGGGCCCGAGGATACGCGCCGCTGCCGCTGGCGATGCCGCCGCACGAGGGCGCCTGCGCCGCGAGCTCCCTCTTCGCCACCGGCCCCGAGCAGAAGAACACGTTCGCGCTCACGCGCGACGCCGAGGCGTTCGTCTCGCAGCACATCGGCGACCTCGAGAACGCCGAGACCTACGACGCATGGCTCCAGGCCAAGGATCGCTACGAGACGCTGTTCGAGATCGAGCCCGCGTGCATCGCCTGCGACCTGCATCCCGAGTACCTCACGTCGAAGTGGGCGCACGAGCAGAGCCTTCCCGTGACCGAGGTGCAGCACCACCACGCGCACGTCGTGTCGGTGATGGGGGAGCACGGCCTGACCGGCCCCGTGTGCGGCATCGCGTTCGACGGCACGGGCTACGGCGTGGACGGGGCCATCTGGGGCGGCGAGGTGCTGCTCAGCAACCTGTCCGCGTTCGAGCGGTTCGCGAACTTCGCCTACGTGCCCATGCCGGGCGGCGCGGCGGCGGTGAAGCATCCGCTGCGCATGGCCTACGGCGTGCTGTGGGCGTTCGACCTGCTGGAACATCCCGGGGCCGCCGACGCGCTGGGCGCGCTCGGCGAGCAGGCGGCCGTGTGCGAGCAGATGATCGACCGCGGCATCAACACGCCCATGACCTCGTCCGTCGGTCGCCTGTTCGACGCGGCCAGCGCGCTGCTGGGCATCTGCGTGGAGCCCACCTACGAGGGGGAGCCGGCCATCCTGCTGGAAGCGGCCATCGACGATCCGGCGGATGCCGCGCGCGGCGCAACGGGTGAAGGCGCCTACGAAATAGGGGTGCTCAAAAACACCGCAACCTCCACCAGCACGGCGCAGGACACCTCGGTCGTGCTGTTCGACGCGGCGCCAGTGTTCGCCGCGCTCCTCGACGACCTGGCAGCCGGCGTGCCCGTCGGCGTCATCGCACGCCGCTTCCACGATGCGTTCGTGCAGGCCATCGTCACGGCGGCCGAGCTTGTGCGCAGCTTGTACGATATCGACACGCTCGCGCTGTCCGGCGGCGTGTTCATGAACCGCTACCTGCTCGAGCATGCGCTGGCCGCGCTCGAGGCCGCCGGCTTCACGGTGGCCGTCAACCGCGACCTACCGCCCAACGACGGCTGCATTTCCTTCGGCCAAGCTGTGGTAGCATGGGCCTCGAACAACGAAGAAGGAGAACAGCCATGTGCTTAGCCATACCTGCAAAAGTAACCGAGATGAAGGACAACCACCTGGCTACGGTGGATATCCTCGGCGTCACGCGCGACATCTCCATCGACCTCACGCCCCAGGCGAACGTCGGCGATTTCGTGCTCGTGCACGCCGGGTTCTCCATCGAGGTGGTGGATCCCGACTACGCTCAGGAGACCATCGACCTCATCAAGCAGTTCCCCGAGCTGGCGGGTGACGATATCCCCCTCGGCGAGGTGCTGTGATGGGCACCGCCGACGCGCCCGCCACCGCGTCGCATATCGCGCGCACGGTGGACGCGGCCACGATGGCCTCCGAACTGGCGGCGTTCAAAGACCCGCAGCTCGCGCGCGGCCTCATCGAGTCCATCGCGAAGCTGTCGCCCGAAGGCGGCGCCACGCTCATGGAGGTGTGCGGCACCCACACTGTCGCCATCGCGCGCAACGGCATCCGCAACCTCATGCCCGAGGGCACGCGCCTCGCGTCCGGCCCGGGCTGCCCCGTGTGCGTGACCTCGAACAGGGACATCGACACGGTCATCGCGCTCGCCCGCGTCCCGAACGTCACCATCGCCACGTTCGGCGACATGACGCGCGTGCCGGGCTCCACGTCCAGCCTGCTGGCCGAGCAGGCGGCGGGCCGCAGCGTGCAGATCGTGTACTCGCCGCTCGATGCGCTCACGCTGGCCGAGCAGAACCCCCAGCGCGAAATCGTGTTCGTGGGCGTGGGCTTCGAGACCACCACGCCGCTCGTGGCCATGTCCATCAAGCGCGCGGCCGCGGCCGGCCTCAAGAACTTCAGCGTGTTCGGCGCTCACAAGAACATGCCCGGCGCGCTGGAAGCCATCATCAACGACCCGAAGCTCAAGGTGGACGCGCTCATCCTGCCCGGCCACGTGAGCACCATCATCGGCGCCAAGCCCTACCAGTTCCTGGCCGAGAAGTACGGCATCCCCGGCGTCATCACCGGGTTCGAGCCGGTCGACGTGCTGCAGGGCATCGCCATGATCATGCGCCAGCTGCACGAGGGCCGCTCCGAGATCGAGATCGCCTACGCGCGCGGCGTCATGCCCGAGGGCAACCCCGTGGCGCTGGCCGCCATCGACGAGGTGTTCGAGACGTGCACCGCGCTGTGGCGCGGCCTGGGCGAGATTCCCGGCTCGGGCTACCGCATCCGCGAAGAGTTCGCGCAGTTCGACGCCGTGCGCCGCTTCCAGCCCGACATCGAGCCCACGCAGGATCCGAAAGGCTGCCGCTGCGGCGACGTCCTGCGCGGCATCATGGCCCCCAACGAGTGCCCGCTGTTCCGTACGGTGTGCACCCCCGAGAACCCCGTGGGCCCCTGCATGGTGTCCAGCGAAGGCAGCTGCGCCGCCTACTACCGGTACTACTGAGGGAGGGCGCTCCTCGTACCCGGCTGCACCTCGCTCATCCCGACGGGCCCCTCATCGAGGGGCCCGTTTCGCGTTCGCCGAGTGTTTCACGTGAAACATTCGTTCTGCAACAGCAAGCCGGCCCCCGAAAGCGTCGCTTTCGGGGGCCACGGCTTTCGGGGGGGGGGGGGGGCGCATGGGGCGCCTGGCGAAAGGGGAGGGTGCGGCCCGCCGGGCGCCCCTGGGCCTATTCGGCCGCCGCTGCGATGGCGCTCTGCGCCGAGATGCGGCCGAACACGAGGCACTCGGCCACGTTGCCGCCGCCCTCGTAGTAGTGGCCCCAGATGGAGCCGAACTCGCCGGCGGAGTACAGGCCGGGGATGGGATTGCCGTCGTAGTCGAGAATCGCGCCGTTGGCAGCGCGCACGGGGCCGCCGTCGGTGTTGAGGAACGACGGCGCGCACAGCTGCGCGTAGAACGGCGGGGTCTTCACGGGCACGAGCGTGCTTTCGGGGCGGTGGAAGAAGATGTCCTTGCCGTTTTCGCAGCACTCGTTCCACTGATCGACCGTGGTCACCAGCTCGTC is a genomic window containing:
- a CDS encoding FAD-binding protein; this translates as MVENQTPESSFTRRNFIKGAAAGIFGTAAIGALGGCSPAQTATAQSGSYTYADTVKWDGEYDVLVMGFGGAGAVAAHYAAKNGAEVLLFDVAPEGHEGGNTRYCAQCIAFGKEGDEDKLLAYYEALSGGIEYDEDVLRALVDGMVQIPSILVDEYGIEEVASFKGQAAWNWGIPEFPELEGSDAVDVGTINGKFSDAALWNLYRDKVYEEQNQIDVWYESPGTALIQDPDTLTILGVAIDRKGTPLNIRARNGVVLACGGFENNPRMVNDYLGLAVYNPIGTLYNRGDGISMVLEAGADLWHMGVYEGIRFLGGAGLEAPMGERSPYGTVGIPGFDTGGSYVLIGSDGSRYVNETYMTRHGHVSGHGEWPHPQHTKHNHLIMDQAHYDLIAQANQLDDRMASLIVQADSIEALAASIGADPTVLKSTIEKYNLYAQQGEDWECGRNAETMKEIGSGPYYSFPMVARILNTQGGPRHNANSQVMDVQGNPIPHLYAAGEFGGFTAKNYQGASNMTECLVFGKIAGTNAAEKKGDLALYAAKSQVESDLSYILGAETDAVGSAEYQVAENEYVGAASGLGGEIVVKIKMDDSTIESVEVLKESETPEIGGEALKKLPQMVVEKQSPDIDAISGASVTSKAFAEAVKAALEKAGM
- a CDS encoding PucR family transcriptional regulator; protein product: MSMLSIRAESTLLPMVYECVDMQQFIDAAAALIGTPIRFSPDNDLELAFTSPGYPASDIDDIRQLLADDELAFHTFLDVVRKADSQGKPIYLFDGNEIGGDVGNGRVEKIFCNIAIGTRYYGNLSIPRADIPLETVDGDLVATIAHLVALMCAAHGVGGFERTNEDAFRALLFGAVTNSAQLALRVRDWKAYENREWRMICVALPEDRPESYLRSAIQRIFLDSPVVSKGKTINVLFDIADGDIDSSTEDKLRELAYSFKTVVLVSGSFDDVLSCLDVHSCMQSFPQMRDPEPGMLVSCDRYKEFSLFWYSKLPPHELERLMHPAILAMSRYDEKNGTEYLKTLRTYAESNKNVVETAANLSVHANTVNYRVKRMRELFGIDLSDADTLFEVMLAFRLRDFIG
- a CDS encoding Sapep family Mn(2+)-dependent dipeptidase, with amino-acid sequence MEHEELTKKIDAYLEDNWETMVDDITTLVRIPSFEELDKAAEGAPFGPGPKEALAAALKLAGDMGFATHDAEGYIGFADFPGESDTQLGIIGHMDVVPAGPGWTFEPYAVTRKEGYLVGRGTLDDKGPSVVALHAMKFWKDLQDAGEVPPFPYTIRFLFGANEESGMADVAYYHKHYEDPAFLFTPDAEFPVCYGEKGGYDGTIASKPIADRVVLEFTGGAATNAVPGIAEAVVKADAASLPNTDRITVTADGEGRAKLTAAGKGAHASTPDEGVNAIGLVVDYLLEHDLCTASERAFFELDQKLLNHTDGSGIGIKSSDEYFGPLTVIGGTIKIEDDRFVQTLDSRFPTSITADEISERLRQLTDEIGGTFENTLLMVPFLVKPDSPVIQALLNAYNEATGEDAKPFTMGGGTYAREFKSGASFGPEKPWIKDPEWVGMMHGPDEGVSEDLLKQSFKIYALTLDKLMQLDL
- a CDS encoding tyrosine-protein phosphatase encodes the protein MPEFDTVPTDFAPAIGIAPAEGLENEEGGRIVLEGLPNTRDVGGLPTDDGRYVKHARLLRSGALDHATTRDLEVLLDDYHVRTVVDLRTEEERKEHPDPEDGLMGVRFVDAPVLSTSTFGVTREGGMMQALKMLRTVQKNPASIMEEVYERMMLDEQSQRGFAQFFADVLATDEGSVLWHCTIGKDRAGLAAALLLYVLGVTREAIEQDYLVTNKYVESETQNIMDALASFGLGDKLDKSIHVINSADPRFLRSALDAVEKQYGSLDAYVRDQLNVTDEKRAALRARYLTDDPRG